Proteins from a genomic interval of Desulfofustis limnaeus:
- the tnpB gene encoding IS66 family insertion sequence element accessory protein TnpB (TnpB, as the term is used for proteins encoded by IS66 family insertion elements, is considered an accessory protein, since TnpC, encoded by a neighboring gene, is a DDE family transposase.), translating into MNRTAGGTTVYLALGATDMRKSINGLSLLVEEQFELDLFTGNLFAFCNRRRDMVKILYWDTNGFCIWLKRLEQDQFRWPQSEQEVMEISPTALNWLLHGLDVRQAHRRLSYGSVA; encoded by the coding sequence ATGAACCGGACAGCTGGAGGAACAACCGTGTACCTGGCGCTGGGCGCGACGGACATGCGCAAATCAATCAACGGCCTGTCGCTGCTGGTGGAAGAACAGTTCGAGCTGGACCTCTTTACCGGCAACCTGTTTGCCTTCTGCAACCGCCGCCGGGACATGGTCAAGATCCTCTACTGGGACACTAACGGCTTCTGCATCTGGCTCAAGCGTTTGGAGCAGGATCAGTTCCGTTGGCCGCAGAGCGAGCAGGAGGTGATGGAGATCAGTCCGACAGCTCTGAACTGGTTGCTGCATGGCCTGGATGTCCGCCAGGCGCATCGCCGGCTGAGCTATGGATCGGTCGCCTGA
- the ltrA gene encoding group II intron reverse transcriptase/maturase, giving the protein MGQGKAFAIPKELVWKSYLEVRKNRGAAGCDGQTITQFDENRDGNLYKIWNRLSSGSYFPPPVREKRIPKGDGKERVLGIPTVSDRIAQGAVKLFVEERLDPLFHEDSYGYRPGKSAHQALEICARRCWRYSWVLEVDIRTFFDSVRHDLIIKALEHHHMPRWVILYCRRWLEAPMQGSVVDSDLRKREVGTPQGGVISPLLANLFLHYAFDQWMGREFRFVPFERYADDIVIHCSLMKDASHMRALVRKRFQEVGLEINEEKSKIVYIDTFKRFNVETCFTFLGYDFKVRTLKNYKGEVYRKCMPGASKKALRQITQTIKGWRIHRSTVDNAETIAKRYNTILRGWINYYGKFWYRNFGYHVWRVFQSRLVKWIRSKYRIPGKKAERKLAMMRKENPRLFAHWYLLRAANACPRAV; this is encoded by the coding sequence GTGGGGCAAGGAAAAGCATTTGCAATACCAAAAGAACTGGTCTGGAAGTCCTACCTTGAAGTTCGCAAGAACCGGGGTGCTGCTGGATGCGATGGGCAGACCATAACGCAGTTTGATGAAAATCGAGACGGAAACCTCTATAAGATCTGGAACCGCCTGAGTTCCGGCTCCTATTTTCCACCGCCGGTTCGCGAGAAGCGGATCCCGAAAGGAGATGGAAAAGAGCGAGTGCTCGGAATACCCACGGTATCAGATCGAATCGCCCAAGGTGCGGTTAAGCTTTTTGTCGAGGAACGACTCGATCCTCTATTTCATGAAGACTCGTATGGATATCGACCCGGAAAATCAGCACACCAGGCGCTTGAGATATGTGCCCGGCGATGTTGGAGGTACAGCTGGGTATTGGAGGTGGACATTAGGACATTCTTTGATAGCGTAAGGCATGATTTAATCATCAAGGCGTTAGAACATCACCATATGCCGAGATGGGTCATTTTGTATTGTCGGAGATGGCTTGAGGCACCAATGCAAGGCTCGGTGGTCGATAGTGACTTGCGGAAACGAGAAGTAGGCACACCTCAAGGTGGTGTAATATCGCCACTATTGGCGAATCTATTTCTTCATTACGCATTTGATCAGTGGATGGGTCGTGAATTTCGCTTTGTACCTTTTGAAAGATATGCTGATGATATAGTAATTCATTGTAGTCTGATGAAGGATGCGAGCCATATGAGAGCGCTTGTAAGAAAACGTTTTCAGGAAGTAGGGCTCGAAATAAACGAAGAGAAATCAAAGATCGTCTACATCGATACGTTCAAGCGCTTCAATGTTGAAACCTGTTTCACGTTTCTCGGATACGATTTCAAGGTAAGAACCCTGAAGAATTACAAAGGGGAAGTCTACCGCAAATGCATGCCGGGGGCGTCAAAGAAAGCGTTGCGTCAGATCACTCAGACCATAAAAGGGTGGCGGATTCATCGATCGACAGTGGATAACGCAGAAACGATAGCGAAACGGTACAATACAATTCTCCGTGGTTGGATCAACTACTACGGGAAGTTCTGGTATCGAAACTTTGGCTATCATGTGTGGCGCGTATTTCAGTCGAGACTGGTTAAGTGGATACGTTCGAAGTATCGAATCCCAGGAAAGAAGGCTGAAAGAAAATTGGCGATGATGAGAAAGGAAAATCCGCGGTTGTTTGCTCATTGGTATTTATTACGTGCAGCAAATGCGTGTCCAAGAGCCGTATGA
- the ltrA gene encoding group II intron reverse transcriptase/maturase yields MKADDLRQADTVKGLSGRNSERTLTGAEMSPSAGKQTKAELRQQGELMEAACERSNMLLAYQRVMENKGSAGVDGIGIAEFKDHLKRHWPTIRAKLLAGAYTPSPVRRVDIPKPQGGVRTLGIPTLTDRLIQQALHQVLSPLFEPDFSESNYGFRPGRNAHQAVKAARQYVAEGRRFVVDMDLEKFFDRVNHDLLMGRVMKKVNDRRVACLIRRYLECGILTNGVVLPRTEGTPQGGPLSPLLSNILLTDLDRELERRGHAFCRYADDCNIYVKSRRSGERVMGSITRFLGEVLQLTVNEGKSAVARPWERKFLGYSMTWHKQPKLRIAPASRQRLADRIREVLKGACGRNLKKTISELSPILRGWMAYFRLTEVKGVLEELDGWIRRKLRCILWRQWKRRFTRARNLMKAGLTKERAWRSVSNQRGPWWNSGASHMNHAFRKAYFDRLGLVSLLDTMRRLQCIQ; encoded by the coding sequence ATGAAGGCAGATGATCTGCGGCAAGCAGATACCGTCAAAGGGTTATCGGGGCGGAACTCCGAGAGGACTTTGACTGGTGCCGAGATGTCCCCGTCGGCCGGCAAGCAGACGAAAGCGGAGTTGAGGCAGCAGGGTGAGCTCATGGAAGCTGCGTGTGAACGCAGCAATATGCTGCTCGCCTATCAGCGGGTGATGGAGAACAAAGGCAGTGCTGGTGTAGACGGAATAGGCATAGCCGAGTTCAAGGATCACCTTAAACGACACTGGCCGACGATCAGGGCCAAACTGCTGGCTGGGGCCTACACGCCCTCGCCAGTGCGCCGAGTGGACATTCCGAAGCCGCAGGGCGGAGTGAGGACACTTGGTATTCCAACGCTGACGGATCGTTTGATCCAGCAAGCGTTGCATCAGGTATTGTCACCATTATTCGAGCCGGACTTTTCTGAGTCGAACTATGGTTTTCGGCCAGGGCGGAATGCCCATCAGGCTGTAAAGGCGGCCAGACAGTATGTAGCTGAAGGTCGCAGATTTGTGGTGGATATGGATCTGGAGAAGTTCTTTGACCGGGTCAACCACGATCTTCTGATGGGGCGAGTTATGAAGAAGGTGAATGACAGGCGCGTGGCGTGTCTGATTCGCCGGTATCTTGAGTGCGGGATACTGACAAACGGTGTGGTGTTGCCTCGAACTGAGGGGACGCCGCAGGGCGGCCCTTTGAGTCCGCTGCTCTCCAACATCCTGCTCACGGATCTCGACCGGGAACTTGAACGAAGAGGACATGCCTTCTGCCGTTATGCTGATGACTGTAATATCTATGTCAAAAGCCGACGGTCAGGTGAACGGGTAATGGGGTCGATAACCCGTTTTCTGGGTGAAGTGCTGCAACTGACGGTCAATGAAGGCAAAAGCGCGGTGGCGCGTCCGTGGGAGCGGAAGTTTCTTGGCTACAGCATGACGTGGCACAAGCAACCCAAACTGCGGATCGCCCCTGCGAGTCGCCAACGACTGGCAGACAGAATCCGGGAAGTGCTGAAAGGCGCTTGCGGTCGTAACCTGAAGAAGACAATCAGTGAACTTTCGCCAATCCTTCGCGGCTGGATGGCCTATTTCAGGCTCACCGAAGTAAAAGGAGTGTTGGAAGAGCTTGACGGTTGGATCAGGCGTAAACTGCGCTGCATTCTTTGGCGCCAATGGAAACGTCGCTTCACGCGCGCACGCAATCTGATGAAGGCAGGGCTGACGAAGGAACGCGCCTGGCGCTCAGTGAGCAACCAGCGTGGTCCATGGTGGAACAGTGGTGCAAGCCACATGAACCACGCGTTTCGGAAAGCCTATTTTGATCGATTAGGGTTAGTGTCTTTGCTTGATACAATGCGAAGACTCCAGTGTATTCAATGA
- a CDS encoding RluA family pseudouridine synthase → MKKTRTGSRPEKKTPKSDKVTVEHSGPLLTSLIKAFPQKSRSLLKAVLRDQQVLVDDHPITQFDHLLKAGQTLEVLWEKTSPRNRLHGLKIVFEDEYLIVVEKPAGLLTVATDKEKRKTAYALLSDYVKTEHPDNKIFIVHRIDRETSGLLLFAKNEAIKHQIQETWGATIKERIYVAVVEGEVLREGGTITSFLNESKAFKVYSSQNPKNGQKAVTHYKTLKTGKDYSLLEIQLETGRKHQIRVHLQDIGHPVVGDTKYGSQQKPLGRLGLHARVLAFTHPATGKLCRFDTGIPSKFHRLFPRE, encoded by the coding sequence ATGAAGAAGACCAGAACTGGTAGCCGCCCCGAAAAGAAGACACCGAAATCCGACAAAGTGACGGTTGAGCACAGCGGTCCGCTGCTCACCAGCCTCATTAAGGCCTTCCCTCAAAAGAGCCGTAGTCTTTTGAAAGCCGTGTTGCGAGATCAACAGGTCTTGGTCGACGATCACCCGATAACGCAGTTCGATCATCTGCTCAAGGCGGGTCAAACCCTGGAAGTTCTCTGGGAGAAGACCTCTCCCAGGAACCGTCTGCATGGTCTTAAAATCGTTTTTGAGGATGAGTACCTGATCGTGGTCGAGAAGCCAGCCGGGCTCCTGACGGTCGCTACGGACAAGGAAAAGCGCAAAACCGCCTATGCTCTCTTGAGCGACTATGTGAAAACGGAACATCCGGATAATAAAATTTTTATCGTCCACCGAATCGACCGGGAGACTTCCGGTCTCCTGCTTTTTGCCAAAAATGAGGCAATCAAGCACCAGATCCAGGAGACCTGGGGGGCGACCATCAAAGAACGAATCTATGTGGCGGTAGTAGAAGGAGAGGTCCTGCGGGAAGGGGGAACCATCACTTCCTTTTTAAACGAGAGCAAGGCTTTTAAAGTATATTCTTCGCAGAATCCCAAAAACGGCCAGAAAGCCGTGACTCATTATAAGACGCTGAAGACCGGCAAGGATTACTCCCTGCTGGAGATCCAGCTTGAAACCGGGAGAAAACACCAGATTCGTGTCCACCTGCAGGATATCGGGCACCCGGTGGTTGGCGATACCAAATACGGATCCCAACAAAAACCGCTCGGCCGGCTCGGCCTGCACGCCCGGGTCCTCGCCTTCACCCATCCTGCAACCGGCAAACTGTGCAGATTCGATACCGGTATCCCGTCAAAATTCCACCGACTTTTTCCCCGCGAATAG
- a CDS encoding SAM-dependent methyltransferase — protein MDIPRIFNITESAHRIHNPFTPEKFATLGDALRLAPGARVLDLGSGSGEMLCTWARDHGIVGTGIDMSPLFTEQAKQRAEELGVANQVKFIHNDAAGYVSDEKADVAACVGATWIGGGVAGTIELLAKSLRTGGIILIGEPYWRQLPPAEDIAKKCFAHSIADFLSLPALLASFGSLGYDVVEMVLANQDGWDRYEAAKWLTMRRWLEENPDDELAEEIRSKLNTEPERHATYTREYLGWGVFALMPRLKFKKA, from the coding sequence ATGGATATCCCACGGATTTTCAATATCACAGAAAGTGCGCATCGCATCCACAATCCTTTCACGCCTGAAAAGTTTGCCACTCTCGGTGATGCGCTGCGCCTGGCGCCAGGAGCTCGAGTGCTCGATCTTGGTAGTGGTTCGGGCGAGATGCTATGCACTTGGGCGCGCGACCACGGCATCGTCGGTACCGGCATCGACATGAGTCCGTTGTTCACCGAACAGGCGAAACAGCGTGCTGAAGAACTTGGCGTTGCCAATCAAGTCAAGTTCATTCACAACGACGCAGCAGGTTATGTCTCTGACGAGAAAGCTGATGTGGCAGCTTGTGTCGGTGCCACTTGGATTGGTGGAGGCGTCGCTGGCACCATCGAGCTTCTGGCAAAAAGCCTGCGTACAGGTGGAATCATCCTGATTGGCGAGCCTTACTGGCGACAGTTACCGCCAGCGGAGGATATTGCCAAAAAGTGTTTTGCTCATTCAATCGCCGATTTTCTCAGTCTTCCAGCGCTTCTAGCGTCCTTCGGCAGCCTTGGCTACGACGTCGTTGAGATGGTTCTAGCCAATCAAGACGGTTGGGACAGGTACGAAGCCGCCAAGTGGCTCACGATGCGCCGATGGCTTGAGGAAAATCCCGACGATGAGTTGGCGGAGGAAATCCGTTCCAAACTGAACACAGAACCTGAGCGCCACGCAACCTACACGCGCGAGTATTTGGGTTGGGGCGTGTTCGCGCTCATGCCACGACTCAAGTTCAAAAAGGCCTAA
- a CDS encoding PaaI family thioesterase, translating into MDKEIKEVSTEYLPVQHFVGQGNILHGGIQMGLLDEIMGWTSYVFSQKMAVTSDLNFKFLQPVYIGENKIKITCRVSSEEGPKINMQATLSDSEGAVCTTGKGTFHILPPEKYKKLICGNNTNKAQQKNLGDRE; encoded by the coding sequence TTGGACAAAGAAATAAAAGAGGTATCTACTGAATATTTACCCGTTCAGCATTTTGTAGGTCAAGGCAACATACTTCACGGCGGCATTCAAATGGGCCTCCTGGATGAAATAATGGGATGGACCAGTTATGTTTTTTCTCAAAAAATGGCAGTCACGTCTGATCTAAATTTCAAATTCTTGCAGCCGGTATATATTGGTGAGAATAAAATTAAAATTACATGTCGAGTCTCTTCAGAAGAAGGACCAAAAATAAATATGCAAGCAACGCTTTCTGACAGCGAAGGAGCGGTTTGTACTACAGGAAAAGGTACGTTCCATATTTTGCCGCCAGAGAAATACAAAAAGCTTATTTGCGGAAATAATACAAACAAGGCCCAACAGAAAAATCTAGGTGACCGGGAATAA
- a CDS encoding ISL3 family transposase, which translates to MNGNDIIALGLGLEKPWEITGQSLNTECTPHELRITLAAPRGSSFPCPDCGAMCKAHDFKEMTWRHLNFFQHHCYITAAVPRVNCKDHGVKRITVPWARTGSKFTLLFEQAGLMLVREMPVLAAARIMEIPDKTLWRIVLHYVTAGLAQLDLSELKAVGLDETSAKKRHNYVTVFIDLDRRKEPVVFAVPGKGQDVIRQFKQFLTTQGGAAGNIKEVACDMSKPFLSGIKQSFPRAQVTVDWFHVVQTFTKAVNKVRVLEARKKQLPRTTRWAVLKNEESTGLSEQERQALAELNAMDFFTAIAWRVKERLRWVRKASTAQAAKWRLSNFLLCMAEANLTKSPLLRPVIAAIETVIRHRRAIESRWESGHSTARLEGLNSIFQAAKARARGYRNPQTFISMIYLLASPVGNLLKST; encoded by the coding sequence ATGAACGGTAACGATATCATAGCATTAGGTCTTGGTCTTGAGAAACCGTGGGAGATCACCGGCCAGTCTCTGAACACCGAGTGTACGCCCCATGAACTGCGCATCACGTTAGCAGCTCCCCGGGGCAGCAGCTTTCCCTGTCCCGACTGCGGAGCGATGTGCAAGGCCCATGACTTCAAGGAAATGACCTGGCGTCATCTCAACTTCTTTCAACACCATTGCTACATCACCGCCGCCGTTCCACGGGTCAACTGCAAAGACCACGGGGTAAAACGGATCACCGTCCCCTGGGCGCGCACGGGCAGCAAGTTCACCTTGCTCTTCGAACAAGCCGGCCTCATGCTGGTACGAGAGATGCCGGTATTGGCTGCGGCCCGGATCATGGAGATTCCCGATAAAACGTTGTGGCGCATCGTCCTTCATTACGTGACCGCCGGTCTTGCCCAGCTTGACCTGAGCGAACTCAAAGCCGTCGGCCTCGATGAAACTTCGGCAAAGAAACGGCATAACTACGTGACCGTTTTCATCGATCTGGACCGTAGGAAAGAGCCTGTCGTGTTTGCGGTACCCGGCAAAGGCCAGGATGTGATTCGCCAGTTCAAACAGTTTCTCACGACACAGGGCGGTGCTGCCGGCAACATCAAAGAAGTAGCCTGCGACATGTCGAAGCCCTTCTTGTCCGGTATCAAGCAAAGCTTTCCACGAGCCCAGGTCACGGTTGACTGGTTCCATGTGGTGCAGACTTTCACCAAGGCGGTCAACAAGGTCCGTGTCCTCGAGGCACGGAAGAAACAGCTACCCCGAACCACCCGCTGGGCGGTGCTGAAGAATGAAGAGTCAACCGGTCTCAGCGAGCAAGAACGGCAAGCCCTGGCAGAGCTCAACGCCATGGATTTCTTCACAGCTATTGCCTGGCGGGTCAAGGAGCGTCTCCGCTGGGTACGCAAAGCATCGACAGCGCAAGCGGCCAAATGGCGCCTGAGCAACTTTTTGTTGTGCATGGCGGAAGCCAACCTGACGAAATCACCACTGTTACGACCGGTCATCGCGGCTATCGAAACGGTGATCAGGCATCGCCGTGCCATTGAGTCTCGGTGGGAATCCGGCCATAGCACCGCTCGCCTGGAGGGTTTGAACAGCATTTTCCAGGCAGCCAAAGCACGGGCCAGAGGGTATCGGAATCCACAGACATTTATCAGCATGATTTACCTGCTTGCCTCACCGGTCGGTAATCTGCTCAAATCCACTTGA
- a CDS encoding DUF2971 domain-containing protein, whose amino-acid sequence MLKKIRLYKYLPLTEGSLKILSEGTIKFTKPSDFNDPFDCDPEHEPDYVDKYISSRPDVVEQVLKYRNARCKGIDKEIEAMKNRLQEAIDNRHFGQGASDDIGICSLSRKPLNLLMWAHYAKNHTGFVVEFEIPLESFYPADDDVKYMEWLIPQKVEYDYEKPIVKYDDDQDTKMKKQFLVKGKDWEYEQEERVIDFIRKSGIHKYNRNAILKSVIAGIRISPRDFDKLSKVVNAIRDEGLKVDLFSAIRLKGKYGISVKERPDLKQEK is encoded by the coding sequence GTGCTAAAAAAAATCCGACTCTACAAATATTTACCCTTAACCGAAGGGTCATTGAAAATATTAAGTGAAGGAACAATAAAATTCACCAAACCAAGTGATTTCAACGATCCATTTGATTGTGATCCCGAACATGAACCAGATTATGTAGATAAATATATATCATCTAGGCCGGATGTTGTTGAACAAGTTTTAAAGTATAGAAATGCAAGATGTAAAGGCATCGATAAAGAAATAGAAGCAATGAAAAATCGGCTGCAAGAAGCAATTGACAATCGCCATTTTGGGCAAGGAGCATCAGATGACATCGGAATATGCTCGTTAAGCAGAAAGCCACTGAACCTATTAATGTGGGCCCATTATGCCAAAAATCATACTGGTTTTGTCGTAGAATTTGAAATTCCGCTAGAGAGCTTTTACCCGGCAGATGACGATGTAAAGTATATGGAATGGCTTATTCCCCAAAAGGTTGAGTATGACTATGAAAAACCAATTGTAAAATATGATGATGACCAAGACACCAAAATGAAAAAGCAGTTTTTGGTTAAAGGAAAAGATTGGGAATATGAGCAAGAAGAAAGAGTTATTGATTTTATACGAAAAAGTGGCATCCACAAATATAATAGAAATGCAATATTAAAATCGGTCATTGCTGGCATAAGAATTAGCCCTAGAGATTTTGATAAATTAAGCAAAGTTGTCAATGCAATAAGAGATGAGGGATTGAAAGTAGACCTTTTTAGCGCTATACGGCTTAAAGGGAAATATGGAATATCTGTCAAAGAACGACCTGATTTGAAACAAGAAAAATAA
- a CDS encoding TIR domain-containing protein → MTSYDELFELSDKLKISSENAENEEITKPLSALEEAAKSVGKSFSGSWQGYHSRVYYNGLVPPPPGAHFSQEWGLMDTFLSSYGSHGDWREYDSEEVTAHIRKLAGEPDLETARKYAESAQETFETSQSEIISILQNEMDGQSDSFLEKLKKDVEELQAMSAFDVAEHLSPKGQIMTRDTVTLGQGTQIPPHVSIIAEVKAIYHTFGICRVASNIASKAASHIERKSRRQKRKERVGTNVFIGHGRSQVWRDLKDFVQDRLRLPWDEFNRVPVAGVTNIARLSEMLDSAAIAFLVMTAEDEMADGALQARMNVVHEAGLFQGRLGFMRAIVLLEEGCEQFSNIDGLGQIRFPKGNIAASFEEIRRVLEREELIDPS, encoded by the coding sequence TTGACATCGTATGACGAGCTATTTGAACTATCTGATAAACTAAAAATATCATCAGAGAACGCAGAGAACGAAGAGATAACAAAGCCTCTTAGTGCCTTGGAAGAAGCTGCTAAGTCTGTCGGAAAGTCTTTTTCGGGTTCGTGGCAAGGCTATCATTCTAGGGTCTACTACAATGGTCTGGTTCCACCACCACCAGGAGCACATTTTAGCCAAGAGTGGGGTTTGATGGACACTTTTTTATCTAGTTACGGTTCTCATGGTGATTGGCGTGAATACGATTCTGAAGAAGTAACTGCTCATATACGAAAGCTAGCTGGAGAACCAGATCTAGAGACCGCTCGCAAATATGCAGAGTCGGCACAGGAAACCTTTGAAACTTCACAGTCAGAAATTATTTCCATTTTACAAAATGAAATGGATGGACAATCCGATAGTTTTCTTGAAAAGCTCAAAAAAGATGTAGAAGAACTACAAGCAATGTCAGCTTTTGATGTTGCTGAGCATCTGTCCCCAAAAGGTCAGATTATGACTCGAGACACCGTCACTCTTGGTCAGGGCACTCAAATTCCCCCACACGTAAGCATTATTGCAGAAGTAAAAGCTATCTACCATACGTTTGGAATATGTCGTGTAGCCAGCAATATAGCATCAAAGGCAGCATCTCATATCGAACGAAAATCTCGGCGTCAAAAACGCAAAGAGCGTGTGGGCACTAATGTTTTCATCGGTCATGGTCGTTCTCAAGTTTGGCGAGACCTCAAAGACTTTGTGCAAGACCGCTTGAGATTACCATGGGATGAGTTCAATCGTGTTCCAGTGGCGGGAGTGACAAATATTGCACGATTGTCAGAGATGTTAGATTCCGCAGCAATTGCTTTTCTGGTTATGACAGCGGAAGATGAAATGGCAGACGGTGCACTCCAAGCAAGGATGAACGTTGTGCATGAAGCGGGTTTGTTTCAAGGCAGGCTTGGCTTTATGAGGGCAATTGTTCTGCTGGAGGAAGGCTGCGAGCAGTTCAGTAATATTGATGGCCTTGGGCAGATACGTTTTCCTAAAGGAAATATCGCTGCATCCTTTGAGGAAATCAGGCGTGTTTTGGAAAGGGAAGAGTTGATTGATCCTAGTTGA
- a CDS encoding ISNCY family transposase, translated as MRRKRNPQTTIFEVLGKHPGPRELEQMDAILATDHHLLDQAYADLLKKSRSDTGRQGMTAEQVVRCTLLKQFRELSYDDLAYYLADSHSFRSFVRLEPGHFPAKSTLQENIKALSEEAWLAIHQFLLAYAQQAKIENGRKIRLDSTAVQTDIHRPTDATLLWDGIRVITRWLFEGKELSPCPGYGCSDHRRVVKKRLLSIQNATKQETRQTAYRDMLHYAGRVIAYAEQAIPELADFGGDSIEDYTHARALAEKLSRAIDLLRRVMDQTERRVFKGEQVPASEKIVSLFETHTDILVKGRRETEFGHKVFLTGGASNLILDCLVERGNPADAERFLPLLKRHIERYGRPPRQSTADGGFASQANLAGAKAADVKDVVFAKKRGLSIVDMAKSTWVYRRLRNFRAGIEANISTLKRSYGLKRCNWSGWEGFKAYIWSAIVAYNLTVLARIQLATA; from the coding sequence ATGCGCAGAAAACGCAATCCACAAACCACGATCTTCGAGGTTCTTGGCAAACATCCCGGACCTCGTGAGCTGGAACAGATGGACGCCATCCTGGCAACCGACCACCATCTGCTTGACCAGGCCTATGCCGATCTGCTCAAGAAAAGCCGCTCCGATACCGGCCGCCAGGGCATGACTGCCGAACAGGTAGTCCGCTGCACGCTCCTCAAACAGTTCCGCGAACTCAGCTACGATGATCTGGCCTATTATCTGGCCGACTCCCATTCGTTTCGCAGCTTCGTCCGCCTTGAACCGGGACACTTTCCGGCCAAATCGACCCTGCAGGAAAATATCAAGGCCCTGAGCGAAGAGGCCTGGCTGGCGATTCACCAGTTTCTGCTCGCCTACGCCCAGCAGGCTAAGATCGAGAACGGCCGGAAGATCCGACTCGACTCCACCGCCGTCCAAACGGATATCCACCGGCCGACCGATGCGACGTTGCTCTGGGACGGGATCCGGGTCATCACCCGCTGGCTGTTTGAGGGCAAGGAACTCAGCCCCTGTCCCGGCTATGGGTGCAGCGATCATCGGCGGGTGGTGAAGAAGCGGTTGCTGTCCATCCAGAACGCTACCAAGCAGGAGACACGCCAGACGGCCTACCGGGATATGCTGCACTATGCCGGTCGCGTGATCGCTTATGCGGAGCAGGCGATCCCCGAGCTTGCCGACTTCGGCGGAGACTCGATTGAAGACTACACTCACGCCCGGGCGCTGGCCGAGAAACTGTCCCGTGCCATTGACCTGCTGCGGCGGGTGATGGACCAGACCGAGCGACGGGTGTTCAAAGGTGAACAGGTACCGGCGTCGGAGAAGATCGTGTCGCTGTTTGAGACGCACACCGACATCCTGGTCAAAGGACGGCGTGAGACGGAGTTTGGGCACAAGGTGTTCCTGACCGGCGGTGCGTCGAACCTGATTCTTGACTGCCTGGTGGAACGAGGCAACCCGGCCGATGCCGAGCGGTTTCTGCCGTTGTTGAAGCGGCATATCGAGCGGTATGGACGCCCGCCCCGGCAGAGCACGGCGGATGGCGGCTTTGCTTCGCAGGCGAACCTGGCGGGAGCCAAGGCAGCAGACGTCAAGGATGTGGTCTTTGCCAAGAAGCGCGGTCTGTCGATCGTGGACATGGCCAAGAGCACGTGGGTTTATCGGCGGTTGCGCAATTTTCGAGCCGGGATCGAGGCGAACATTTCGACGTTGAAACGAAGCTATGGGCTGAAGCGTTGCAACTGGTCGGGTTGGGAAGGCTTCAAGGCATATATCTGGAGTGCGATTGTTGCCTACAACCTCACGGTGCTGGCCCGTATTCAGCTGGCCACGGCCTGA